The genomic stretch cttttggagcaatcgctgaggttattctagtatttgaatacttacttggagtctatgaggaccgcttgcaaagctatgaagacgtcatttatgatgagcatacagagtcacccgaagaccaccttgctatcaacctccgcgctgccctagttaaagcccgcgagtactacaacaagctcgacctctcgccagcttactatgctgctataatccttcatcctcgctacaaaagctaccttgacgcagcgtgggcggataagcctgattggctagagagcagcaaccgcaagtttcaacatttgtgggcggagtacaaaagcttaccgaagccgcgcttacgctCTAAAGTTaggcacaatgatatagaAGACGCTATTAACAGCTTTATTAAGCCggcagggcttacggagaacgaggaggatgaatatgaggcttagaaacgcagcgaaccgatcgctagcgagggcgtcgaccctataaaatactgggtaggactccgcgatcgctaccccagccttagcaaatttgctatcgacatgctatcaatcccaggctcaagctgtgagtgtgagcgcttattcagcgagctgggtgacctcctcgagccccgtcggcgcagcatttctccgcaacttctagcagcaatacagtgcgatcgacgatggataagagctagatttggcagtggtgaggtgcctgtaaaggaggctatcagcgatgaggagatggacgcgaaatacggtgtacataagtgggatattagctgagaaactcaacaccaaggtttctatataactttcctaatcgggactgagcccatcaagccgagcgagctgacagccctgtttcagccaatccgagcgagccgagcgagctgctggcctccgctcaattggctgagcaagccaattggctgagctcgctcagcttgctcattgacatctgtgttgctcagccaattgagcggaggccagcagctcgctcggctcgctcggattggctgaaacagggctgtcagctcgctcggcttgatgggctcagtcccgattaggaaagttatatagaaaccttggtgttgagtttctcagctaatatcccacttatgtacaccgtatttcgcgtccatctcctcatcgctgatagcctcctttacaggcacctcaccactgccaaatccagctcttatccatcgtcgatcgcactgtattgctgctagaagttgcggagaaatgctgcgccgacggggctcgaggaggtcacccagctcgctgaataagcgctcacactcacagcttgagcctggattgatagcatgtcgatagcaaatttgctaaggctggggtagcgatcgcggagtcctacccagtattttatagggtcgacgccctcgctagcgatcggttcgctgcgtttccaagcctcatattcatcctcctcgttctccgtaagccctgcaggctcaataaagctgttgatagcgtcgtctatatcattgtgcctgactttggggcgtaagcgcggcttcggtaagcttttgtactccgcccacaaatgttgaaacttgcggttgctgctctctagccaatcaggcttatccgcccacgctgcgtcaaggtagcttttgtagcgaggatgaaggattgtagcagcatagtaagctggcgagaggtcgagcttgttgtagtactcgcgggctttaactagggcagcgcggaggttgatagcaaggtggtcttcgggtgactctgtatgctcatcgtgaatgacgtcttcatagctttgcaagcggtcctcatagactccaagtaagtattcaaatactggaataacctcagcgattgctccaaaagcaccgcttttgccgcggccttcaagccgttttgtagcttgtttcagtggcctgagcacatcaatatactcagcaatcacctgccagtcatgggcattgatcccatcagacctcatccaatccggcgctgcaggcagcttgttgttacgacttcgggcgtacgcgtcttcagtttcaatcttctgaatatggtagttggcgtacccattaaccgctaattgcaactcaacagcgcgctcaaaacacgaaacgtaagagttccagcgagtaacaactggcttgacgggctccttgattttgtgctgttctgttggcgcgttgacaggctggtccctaatagcgagcttctgatacttctcaaaaagagcgtactgttgtggtgttttgatgtagttgataaccgcgagaagcactcctaatggtccatcgcctcgccaagtagccatgttctcagcttcgttcacgcgctcagtctcctcgttgtcgtaggactctttctcctcaccccagagtagcatctggccaatgagattaagcgtatgaggaccgcagcgaaggcgacgctcggtagcgctgaagcccatctgcaaggcgagagtgttgatcgtggtgttgttgttatgtgcgttgtcgaggacgaagtaaccgagcttgcccacagtgatttcgaactgcttgaatattgccatcacgacctcagccatggcctcgccggtgtgggcacctgtcagttgtgggagcgcaataggcaagtccctgagctcgccagagctatcaacgtagtgggcgacgatacctaagtaaccgcgcttgccaccttttgtcgtccatccgtcaaagcttatatggactttgctcattgattctgaaaggcttgcgacaacctttggtaacaggtagttgtacaggcgtataacgtatcgtgagacgctgttatgagatgcccacagggctcgttctgcctctacgctagctaattgtatcatattgcgaaaagacgatgattcgaattgtgagagtgggaggttgttttcgacgagccaggtgacggccgcaagcctaaactcttgtatattgaagttggtaagctcgttggcaacagcctgagagcagcccttctgaagggcgcgttcgaggagagtttctttccgaggagcgacggtagtgcgcttacttggaggcttcaagccatgacctttcttgtcttctccgagatgacgtgctggcgctgatggagactgcgagacgtcatgtatgccacggccaacagtagtgaacttgtgcttatagcaatagtggcagatc from Pyrenophora tritici-repentis strain M4 chromosome 1, whole genome shotgun sequence encodes the following:
- a CDS encoding Dimer-Tnp-hAT domain containing protein → MPAKRTRVNALEIATTSKRPRVAARHRGTASQPVLVDTRPFSPSPPPPPLSPRQALVAAPQAPNFEATLRESRAEETIIPPPEGSEHATVAASGAASEAVDEGFVWVEDKYDGFNWSRYPKHCKPPTSLSNRASWVYSHSYRIALRSNVAKVTWICHYCYKHKFTTVGRGIHDVSQSPSAPARHLGEDKKGHGLKPPSKRTTVAPRKETLLERALQKGCSQAVANELTNFNIQEFRLAAVTWLVENNLPLSQFESSSFRNMIQLASVEAERALWASHNSVSRYVIRLYNYLLPKVVASLSESMSKVHISFDGWTTKGGKRGYLGIVAHYVDSSGELRDLPIALPQLTGAHTGEAMAEVVMAIFKQFEITVGKLGYFVLDNAHNNNTTINTLALQMGFSATERRLRCGPHTLNLIGQMLLWGEEKESYDNEETERVNEAENMATWRGDGPLGVLLAVINYIKTPQQYALFEKYQKLAIRDQPVNAPTEQHKIKEPVKPVVTRWNSYVSCFERAVELQLAVNGYANYHIQKIETEDAYARSRNNKLPAAPDWMRSDGINAHDWQVIAEYIDVLRPLKQATKRLEGRGKSGAFGAIAEVIPVFEYLLGVYEDRLQSYEDVIHDEHTESPEDHLAINLRAALVKAREYYNKLDLSPAYYAATILHPRYKSYLDAAWADKPDWLESSNRKFQHLWAEYKSLPKPRLRPKVRHNDIDDAINSFIEPAGLTENEEDEYEAWKRSEPIASEGVDPIKYWVGLRDRYPSLSKFAIDMLSIQAQALGDLLEPRRRSISPQLLAAIQCDRRWIRAGFGSGEVPVKEAISDEEMDAKYGVHKWDIS